The Lepeophtheirus salmonis chromosome 13, UVic_Lsal_1.4, whole genome shotgun sequence genome segment TTTCCTGCAATTCAGCTTAATGAAGTCAGATAGTGACCGAGAGGGATagagtaacatatttttatagtccaacaatattttgaacaatttaggaataaattatataaataattattagataatggtattattttaattgaaaaattcatgTCTCCTTcacattccaaaaaaatatgagaatctaGAATCACttctctttataataatatatattttcgattGTCCATTTGAAATGTCttaccataaaaaaattccatggaAGGAAAGATGAaacacattgaaaaataaaaacttatagtCAGATATCATAAATTTGTTAGTTACAAAGTAActataacttaattaaaaatttacttaaaaatattgtattgggtggaaaatattaatatgttccCTCAATTGCTGatgaaataacattttactTGAATTCATAGCTATTTTGCATGTGAGCTATAGTTTTTAGatataaagtatagttttaGTATATAGGTTTTAAACATTGAGTCAATTTCATCCATCACGGAATTCTAGACACAGAGTCTAGAATTCCTtgcatgaatataatttaaatgtttataacaGCTAATCCATTGGCCACGTTACTACCAGCTCCGACCAAGGACAACTATAGAGACTAATTTTTAGTAGTCCGTAACTATGATACATACATTGTCATTCACATGATAATGCATGccttaaattcattttctgtGGACGATCATAACATAGGTTCATACTCATAgcctataaattaaatcatgtATTACggccaatatatttaataagaatatgACGTCATCGGCCTTTGCTTCTAATAGTAATACAGTTATATGAAATGtactaaaatatcaatatgtttctttttttatttacaccaCACACaacagtcattttaattttactagTATATCACTACATCACATTCATATAAGATGCtcaaatgacaaaatattatatttagtacaaatatatacaattatatactaacataaaactaaatatattaataaattaaatctataatcTCAGAATTTAAACTcgcatttaatttaattttgaggtaatataataattagtaacTAAGGACACACTgtctgtttgtaaaaaaaatgataagtaagtagtaactaatattttatatttgttttgatgTGATTTACAGATGCCTCGGGCGTGTTGTGTCCCTAAATGTAGAACAGGCCATCGTCGTCGTAAAAATGATCCAAAGCCCAAGCCAGGCCCAAAGCCATCCCTCCATCTTTTTCCCCGGGACAAAGTACTACGAGAGCGTTGGCGACAATCTATTCCTTTTTATAAGCATAAGCCAGGAGATCATACTTATGTTTGCTCACTCCATTTCCTAAAATCGGATTATGGAGGCTTTACAAGTAATCAGGAAGAAGCTTCGGAtctcaaaaaaattacccttAAAAAAGGCGCCAAACCTTCCGTTTTTCCTGAGTTATTGGATTTACAAGCAAGGTTGGATGAAGTGAGTCAACTTGATGATGACTTCTATGTACGCGATTTCCAAAATGATGATGAAGGCATGTATTCAGCCGTCACAGCCAAAAAATCATTGCCAACTATTAATAGTCTTCAAGACCTTCAGGATAACTTGGATCTAAAGCTTCTTTCTCTTGATATTGTTCACACGTACCATGAAGGAACCAGCTACTCTGCGGCAGACTGGACTTTCATGATGGTGACGCAGGATCATAACAATGTACCTACATTGAAATTTAGTCTTAAAATAGGTGCAAATCTTGAGTACGAAATATGGTGAGagaccatatttttattattatacaaattaagaCACGATTCATTATTGATGAAGATTTGTTATATGCAGGTGTCATCAAATTCGCGTCCATAAGTGTAAGGTTAAACATATTCTTGAATCAGACAGAATCAACTCGGCAATGCAGGTAATTCAACTACTTGAATTTCTTAAATCATACTCAATGTCTGAGGCTATTATCAAAGACAAAGTTGACCAAGCTCTCTACCTCCTTCAAGAGGGAACATGGAGTCTACCCGAGCCCAAAAGAAACATTATCAATGGTCTTATTCACCAAATTAAAGAAGttgtttaattcattaattcaaCTCactacacatatatgtatatagatataattagaTTTCTTTCTGTTTTCTCCATAATTCATTGTTGTCCATAGTAACAATTTTTAGCATGATTTGTTAGATGTATATTATACCTATAGACAATGTGAAAGTTGAGAATTCTGTAAAGTCATACCAAGTATTTGTTTATTAGATATaagtttatttgatatttaaaggaaattattcaacatttatacttttatagaaatgaaattCAACATTGGAATCGTAaaccacatattttttttgttgaacctgccttacatagatataaatatatatatttttccccaaaaaataacaGGATAAATATTGGTTTGCGAAATAAGAACAACACAGACAAATACCTAAGTTCGTTTCTTCTCTCCTAAGTCATCAATAAGATCTTCATCCACTTCACTCCatttctcaggaattaaatcaaataaatcatcCTTAAAGTCCCCTTGGATCACGATTTCATCATCACCGGTTATGGACGAACCGCATgcaaatttttgtccaaaaaatttagaagcAACTTTTAAATCGACCCCTAAATAAGAgacatatttcaattaaatatattctaattatttaatcgTAACCCATGTAACTGTATATTTACCAAAAGTCTTAAGACCTTGCACTACTGTAACGGCCTTCCTTTTCCCTCTTGGTGCAATGAAAAGGGAAATCTTTTTTTCGATATCCTGATCCTTCTTCTTAGCTTTTAGCATCCCTATTTTCATTGATATGGAATTAATAGTAAATTCATAGGCTTATATCTTGTCTACCTTTTCCTCCGCGTTTTTGTCTCTTCTTTGCCTCTTCATCACCTCCATCTTCTTCACCATTCAAGCCAAGAGCAGCAAATTTATCCGGCATCGTCTTCTCCAACCATTTTTTGCATCCCTCATAATCTGGGTAGTATTCGCAAAACTATGAggaatatcaattaatagttgttcAAATAAACAATATGTGAACTGCAAGGCAGTACGTAGAAGccatcatttaaatatttctattctAAAAGTAGGGTATTAATTACTAAAAAGTAATATCATTGTAGATTTTCCAAAAGCCAAAAATGGATTATTCTTGCGAGCGGAAGATATTTCTTGGTTTTGTACAagacataaaatataagattttgaaCACGTTAGCCAAGGACGAGCCTTTGACACGTGACTAAATCAAGTGTTATTGTGCTTACCTCCAAAGGCATGGAACAGTTCTCGCAGTAGTCCACTTGAAGTGGGTATTTAACTCCAGGTCGGGGCCCTGAGGGTAGTGCTTCTACTCCTGACATTCTAATATGGAATAGTCAATAGATCAAAGACGGATTGAAGGAAAAACAAACACTGGGCCAAgtgaaaaaagagaagaaaagaatTAATGACGTTGAGTTGGCCGGCTCGATCAGCAGTCAACTAGCTTTTATTCAGCCACTTTGAGATAGCTATTTCATAATAGTTGACTTTATTCACAGAAGGGATTTTCATTGCATCTCCCAaccttttcttctttaaataaaataaggccTAACATGGATTAGGATCTTACAGTAggcaataatttattatttaactatagcctttagtatatatattagtatcaATCAATATGTTAACATAACTTAACAAGAAATCTTCCaatcaatttttcatacaaGGTTCAAGGACTAATGTGAGGCAAGTTAGTGGTTAGTAACTCCATAGCTGGAGCATATTATTTTCGGAAAGCAATggctaaaatacaaaattatattactaccGATCGTTGTATGAATATATCACGTGATAAAGACTCAAAAATGTTCCTACTATTGCtaaatagtaatagtaatagttgtacatcaaataataaaaaagacgtcacaaatttatttaatgatttaatataaatctgTAGTAGccaatcataataatttatattcttaggTCATTACTGATGGAGTACCTAtggctaaatatatataatactaaaaaaatctagAATATTAAGAGAAGATAAGATATTATTTGTAAAccatatgattaatatttaatatattatttaaacagttGAAAGACAAGGTAGGCTGCTTAGCATTGATGTATGCGCCCATCATCTGTTTGTACATACTatgcagaattatattttatataaatagaaaatggaaGAGTCCATTATTTATAGTTCTATGTATGCTGCTATAACATATGAAATCAGTCTAATCTTAACCGGGTGAGTGCTGATCCAATATAGAACTTTGATTTTCTTGATAGAAAAAGAATAGGTTTGTTTTCCTGTTTATTTAGTCCCGTGatataaaaaaggcaaaatgaAGCTACTTCATCAGTTCAGTCGGACAGTGCCTCGTTGGAGCACATCTCTCAATTGCTTTTCCACCACTTCCATGGCATTTAGAGTAGAAAAAGACACTTTTGGTAATGATCAATATAGAAATCACTATTTAATCACTCTTCCTATGATTTGCGTTTATCTCTTATTtgttcattcaataattaattattacagaCTAATAAGTAACTCTAATGTAATATTGGTAATCATGATGCTGTGGGTATCATTTAAGGGCTGGATGTCtgcaaaatttaatcttttttgaatttttttggacaaaacaatgatttaaaatttaaaaaaatgaatgatagcaaaaatatgaattttttaaaggacctttttttttttgaaaatgaatgagTGGCCCTTTTTACTAATTATGAATGACTAACTGTGAACTGAAGGTACTTAATTTGTATTGACAGGGGAGCTCCAGGTTCCTGATGACAAGTACTATGGGGCTCAAACCTCTCGCTCCATCATCAATTTCCCTATTGGGGATCGACAATCTGAACGAATGCCTTTACCTGTTATCAAAGgctttggtattttaaaaaaagctgCCGCTGAAGTTAATAAGGAATATGGACTTGATTCCAAGATTGCGGATGCTATTAGCAAAGCTGCTGACGAAGTCATCAGTGGCGATCTCTATAATGAACACTTCCCTCTTGGTTTGTTCTTGTACTTATAATTTCTAATTAGTTATTCAGTATTCTCTATTCATTTTTGGGAATTTCAGTGATTTGGCAAACGGGCTCTGGAACGCAAAGTAACATGAATACCAACGAGGTCATAGCCAACAGGGCCATTCAACTTCTTGGTGGAGAAATGGGCTCCAAATCCCCGTTCATCCCAACGATCACGTCAACAAGTCACAGAGCTCAAATGATACATATCCTACTGCCATGCACATTGCAGTTGCCGTTGAAGTCCATAACACTCTCATTCCAGGATTAAAAAAACTCCATGATGCCCTTGATGCTAAAGCCAATGAGTACAAGGATATCATCAAAATCGGTCGTACTCATACGCAAGATGCAACCCCCTTGACACTCGGTCAAGAATTTAGTGCTTATGTCAcccaaattaaatttggaattgaAAGAATTGAAACTACTCTTCCTAGATTGTATATGCTTGCTGCTGGTGGAACAGCTGTAGGAACAGGTCTCAATACTCGGATTGGTTTTGCCGAGAAAATAGCTGCCAAAGTGAGCGAACTTACTGGACTTCCTTTTATTACGGCTCCAAATAAGTTTGAAGCTTTAGCTGCTCATGATTCCATGGTTGAAGTCTCAGGAGCTCTCAATGTGATTGCATGCTCCATTATGAAAATTGCTAATGATTTGCGATTCTTAGCATCAGGACCCCGTTGTGGTCTTGGAGAATTGTCTTTGCCAGAGAATGAGCCAGGGAGTTCTATAATGCCTGGAAAAGTTAATCCTACGCAATGTGAAGCAATAACAATGGTGGCTGCTCAAGTTATGGGTAATCATGTTGCTGTTACAGTCGGCGGATCAAATGGGCATTTTGAACTAAACGTGTTCAAGCCCATGATGGTCGCTAACGTATTGAGATCTATTAGGCTTATTGGAGATTCTTGTGTTGCATTCACAGACAACTGTgttgtaagatattttttccaccCATCgattcttcaattaattttaacttaaaaattatttatttttagaatggaATTGAAGTTAACAGAGAAAGAGTAGACAAGCTTCTTCATGAGTCACTTATGCTCGTAACTGCTTTGAATCCCCATATTGGTTATGATGCAGCGGCCAAAATTGCTAAGACTGCCCATAAAAATGGAACAACTTTGAAGGATGAAGCAATTGCATTAGGATATCTCACAGAAGAGCAATTCAAGGAATGGGTTAAACCTGAGGATATGTTAGGtccaaaataaacttttaactAACATCTCactattttttctccataattatgttgataaaaaagtagacacatttttttatataaaaatagtatatattttataaaatacggAATAAAATCGTTGAATTTTTCTCTTATAAATATGTTcgtaattaattgattaatctatttaaaaaacatatcacatagtatttttcattcaatgagtatgtactttatttaaaaaaaaaaaaaaaaaaaaaaaaaaaaagtttcacttGAAAGACAATGGTTAAATCTGTGGACAAAGTTTGGAGTCTTCAAGGTCAGATCCTTTTGGTGGAATAGCCAACTTTTTGAGTTTATAAGTGTATTGACCCTCTTTGGGATACATCCCTTCTGGACCATGAAGacctatttaaattataaaatataaataagacatCTATATTTCTTAAGcataattgtttcaaaaatagaaaggaaTAAACTTTGAGTGTGCTACCTTTACTAcgtataaattcaaaaactgtCTTCTTATCAACATAACTCATGGACAAATGACATCCCCAAGCGACTAGAGAGAGCGGCTAAAATacgaataatttatgtaattgtataattgataataaatgtCCTTACTCTCTCTTCTGGGATTTCATTGTATGGAGTAATTACATGCTTCCGTATGCAACCTTTTACTAATTGTCGTAACTCATCCACCACAGCGTGATGAGTACAAGGATGATAGAGCATTACAACTGCACCATGCTCAATATTATGAAGCCATCGCTGTGGAGGGACATATCTATAACAATGCATTAAGAAAGTCTTAAATAGGACCCTTTGAGATAAAAAGCAAACCTACTCATATTCTCCGAACTTTGGCCAAATTGGACGATGATCTCCATATGTAGGAACAGTGGAGTTATACTTGATAGTttcattcatacaaaaatgcactgaaaaaatacaaatatatgaatataataattatcaattattttaataattcttaTAATCAAAACACACAAGGCATATAATTTTTAGGAAGGCTATCACAatgaagttttggttctttgtACACAGGTAAAATTGGCTCTCGGGGGTTATAGCAAACATATGCTCTTGGATCATCTTTCCAGTCTACCTCAATTTTTGCCTGAAAAGCAAAGCTTCTTCATAATCTagtgataaaattaaaatttccttaCTTTTCCATCATCACAGGCGGAGTTAAGAACACCCATTTTGACCCTGTTTTTGTCAtctttttcaattgattttgcAATAGAAGATGCACACGTTAATATGGACAAAAGTACAAATGTGACATACATGATCCTAATGAAGTGTAATagatattgatattaattatagaaaatactGTTGATCAATGCTACATAATTTAATTGAGCTGAAAGCATCATAACTGAGcagcaaaaagaaaagaaaagccaATGCTTACGTGTTCTTTATAAGAACACATTGAGGCCCAACTTGCctctctttttattaaattcatataactttgacataatttcaaatctttcatcatagGTATCCTTAATTGAACATAATCAATAGTGTTGCATCGTCAAT includes the following:
- the LOC121127463 gene encoding uncharacterized protein — its product is MPRACCVPKCRTGHRRRKNDPKPKPGPKPSLHLFPRDKVLRERWRQSIPFYKHKPGDHTYVCSLHFLKSDYGGFTSNQEEASDLKKITLKKGAKPSVFPELLDLQARLDEVSQLDDDFYVRDFQNDDEGMYSAVTAKKSLPTINSLQDLQDNLDLKLLSLDIVHTYHEGTSYSAADWTFMMVTQDHNNVPTLKFSLKIGANLEYEIWCHQIRVHKCKVKHILESDRINSAMQVIQLLEFLKSYSMSEAIIKDKVDQALYLLQEGTWSLPEPKRNIINGLIHQIKEVV
- the DENR gene encoding density-regulated protein homolog codes for the protein MSGVEALPSGPRPGVKYPLQVDYCENCSMPLEFCEYYPDYEGCKKWLEKTMPDKFAALGLNGEEDGGDEEAKKRQKRGGKGMLKAKKKDQDIEKKISLFIAPRGKRKAVTVVQGLKTFGVDLKVASKFFGQKFACGSSITGDDEIVIQGDFKDDLFDLIPEKWSEVDEDLIDDLGEKKRT
- the LOC121128721 gene encoding LOW QUALITY PROTEIN: fumarate hydratase, mitochondrial-like (The sequence of the model RefSeq protein was modified relative to this genomic sequence to represent the inferred CDS: inserted 1 base in 1 codon), whose amino-acid sequence is MKLLHQFSRTVPRWSTSLNCFSTTSMAFRVEKDTFGELQVPDDKYYGAQTSRSIINFPIGDRQSERMPLPVIKGFGILKKAAAEVNKEYGLDSKIADAISKAADEVISGDLYNEHFPLVIWQTGSGTQSNMNTNEVIANRAIQLLGGEMGSKXPVHPNDHVNKSQSSNDTYPTAMHIAVAVEVHNTLIPGLKKLHDALDAKANEYKDIIKIGRTHTQDATPLTLGQEFSAYVTQIKFGIERIETTLPRLYMLAAGGTAVGTGLNTRIGFAEKIAAKVSELTGLPFITAPNKFEALAAHDSMVEVSGALNVIACSIMKIANDLRFLASGPRCGLGELSLPENEPGSSIMPGKVNPTQCEAITMVAAQVMGNHVAVTVGGSNGHFELNVFKPMMVANVLRSIRLIGDSCVAFTDNCVNGIEVNRERVDKLLHESLMLVTALNPHIGYDAAAKIAKTAHKNGTTLKDEAIALGYLTEEQFKEWVKPEDMLGPK
- the LOC121128723 gene encoding uncharacterized protein, whose protein sequence is MYVTFVLLSILTCASSIAKSIEKDDKNRVKMGVLNSACDDGKAKIEVDWKDDPRAYVCYNPREPILPVYKEPKLHCDSLPKNYMPLHFCMNETIKYNSTVPTYGDHRPIWPKFGEYEYVPPQRWLHNIEHGAVVMLYHPCTHHAVVDELRQLVKGCIRKHVITPYNEIPEERPLSLVAWGCHLSMSYVDKKTVFEFIRSKGLHGPEGMYPKEGQYTYKLKKLAIPPKGSDLEDSKLCPQI